One window of Hujiaoplasma nucleasis genomic DNA carries:
- the atpG gene encoding ATP synthase F1 subunit gamma — translation MASLRDIKKRIEATKKTSQITKAMNMVSASKLRKVEKKFRNFQPIKDEVKRLLEDVLSSNPDAMHPLLEHRDIHKVGYILIASDRGLAGPYNSNIFKYFESILKDNPHDFIVGTIGYKAYSYCKKRNYPLLNKESISSRDEIKFIDFQAMSRAFIKLYLDKGVDKIVMIYTDYVNTLTQHVTEQQLLPITDLVKSKVMVSSYVFEPGADEVVQSLLPIYLENTLYGIILDAKTSEHASRMTAMKNATDNAKEIIQKQNLIYNRARQAQITIELTDIIGGANAVN, via the coding sequence ATGGCTTCACTTCGTGATATCAAAAAGCGTATAGAAGCAACAAAGAAAACATCGCAAATTACCAAAGCGATGAACATGGTCTCTGCTTCTAAACTAAGAAAAGTTGAAAAGAAGTTTCGTAATTTTCAACCCATTAAAGATGAAGTAAAAAGATTGTTAGAAGATGTATTGTCTTCAAACCCTGATGCTATGCATCCTCTATTAGAACATAGGGATATTCATAAAGTTGGATATATTCTTATCGCCAGTGACCGGGGTTTAGCTGGTCCGTATAATTCTAATATATTTAAGTATTTTGAAAGTATTTTAAAAGACAATCCTCATGATTTTATCGTAGGAACTATAGGTTATAAAGCTTATTCTTATTGTAAGAAAAGAAATTATCCTTTATTGAATAAAGAATCAATTTCTTCTAGAGATGAAATTAAATTTATTGATTTTCAAGCCATGTCTAGAGCCTTTATTAAATTATATTTAGATAAAGGTGTGGATAAAATTGTGATGATTTACACTGACTATGTCAATACGTTGACTCAACATGTGACTGAGCAACAGTTATTGCCAATTACGGACTTGGTTAAGTCTAAGGTCATGGTGTCTTCTTATGTCTTTGAACCAGGTGCTGATGAAGTTGTTCAGTCTCTGCTACCTATTTATTTAGAAAATACTTTGTATGGAATTATTTTAGATGCTAAAACTAGTGAGCATGCATCAAGAATGACAGCGATGAAGAATGCAACTGACAATGCCAAAGAAATTATACAAAAACAAAATTTAATTTATAATCGTGCAAGACAAGCACAAATAACCATTGAACTTACCGATATTATCGGTGGTGCAAATGCAGTTAATTAG
- the atpA gene encoding F0F1 ATP synthase subunit alpha yields the protein MKIDSLEISSLLKEQIKNYEKQIKTENVGSVISVGDGIALVYGIDRAMSGELLVFPNGVYGMVQNLEKNHVGAILLNDPNLVKEGDEVKTTGRILEIGVGEEMIGRIINPLGQAIDGLGSIKTNKTRPIERKATGVIDRQSVNEPLQTGIKVLDALVPIGRGQRELIIGDRQTGKTAIAVDTIINQKDKDVICIYVAIGQKQTTVLDVYETLKKHDAMDYSIIVAANASDPAPLLYLAPYAGVTIAEEFMFEGKHVLIIYDDLSKHAIAYRELSLLLRRPPGREAFPGDVFYLHSRLLERAAKLSDKLGGGSITALPIIETQEGDISAYIPTNVISITDGQIFLQSQLFHSGIRPAINAGLSVSRVGGAAQHKSIKKVSGTLRLDLASYRELEAFTQFGSDLDDNTKAKLNRGEKTVEILKQGLHSPMPFELQTISIYALTHGFLDKVKTSEVRKYESELHSFFLNDTEANKLLREMRESKNLPDTDKLDQVIDRFNDQY from the coding sequence GTGAAAATAGATTCTTTAGAAATAAGTTCATTACTAAAAGAACAGATAAAAAATTATGAAAAACAAATAAAAACAGAAAATGTTGGTTCTGTTATTTCAGTTGGTGATGGTATTGCTCTTGTTTATGGTATTGATCGTGCGATGAGTGGAGAGTTATTGGTTTTTCCTAATGGTGTTTATGGTATGGTTCAAAATCTTGAAAAGAACCATGTAGGTGCTATTCTTTTAAATGACCCTAACCTTGTTAAAGAAGGCGATGAAGTAAAAACAACTGGTCGTATTCTAGAGATTGGGGTAGGGGAAGAGATGATTGGTAGAATCATTAATCCACTTGGTCAAGCTATTGATGGGTTAGGTAGTATTAAAACCAATAAGACAAGACCTATAGAAAGAAAAGCAACAGGTGTTATTGATCGTCAATCTGTAAATGAACCTTTACAAACAGGGATTAAGGTATTGGATGCCTTAGTACCTATTGGTAGGGGCCAAAGAGAATTAATTATTGGGGATAGACAAACAGGGAAGACAGCCATTGCTGTTGATACAATCATCAATCAAAAAGATAAAGATGTTATATGTATTTATGTAGCAATTGGTCAAAAACAAACCACTGTTTTAGATGTTTATGAAACTCTAAAAAAACATGATGCTATGGATTATTCAATTATCGTGGCTGCCAATGCATCTGACCCAGCTCCTTTATTATATTTGGCACCATATGCTGGTGTGACCATTGCTGAAGAATTCATGTTTGAAGGTAAACATGTTTTGATTATCTATGATGACTTATCAAAACACGCGATTGCTTATAGAGAACTTTCTTTATTATTAAGACGTCCACCAGGACGTGAAGCCTTCCCTGGGGATGTTTTCTACTTACATTCAAGATTGTTAGAAAGAGCCGCAAAATTATCAGATAAACTAGGTGGAGGGTCAATTACCGCTTTACCTATCATTGAAACTCAAGAAGGGGATATATCAGCTTATATTCCTACCAATGTTATTTCTATTACTGATGGGCAAATATTCTTGCAATCACAATTATTCCATTCAGGGATTAGACCAGCCATTAATGCTGGTTTATCAGTGTCTCGTGTAGGTGGAGCGGCTCAGCATAAATCAATTAAAAAAGTTTCAGGAACTTTAAGGCTGGATCTTGCTTCTTATCGTGAGTTAGAAGCTTTCACTCAGTTTGGTTCTGACTTAGATGATAATACCAAAGCCAAACTAAACCGTGGTGAAAAAACTGTTGAGATTCTTAAGCAAGGTTTACATAGTCCTATGCCATTTGAATTACAAACGATTAGCATTTATGCTTTAACTCATGGTTTCTTAGATAAGGTAAAAACAAGCGAAGTAAGAAAATATGAATCTGAATTACATAGTTTCTTTTTAAATGATACTGAAGCGAATAAGTTATTAAGAGAAATGCGTGAAAGCAAAAATTTACCAGATACAGATAAATTAGATCAAGTCATAGATAGATTTAATGATCAATATTAA
- the atpH gene encoding ATP synthase F1 subunit delta — MTNTSKQYALALFSLASEKKEIEIIYQELNQLIQGLDDDSFKFFLNPKIENKEKHQVIEKVLNNQLLINFFKALIDNNRFNFVEEILKAYKELLNESQNIGELIVFSNKALSQENKDKLIQKFTKVLNKKIIINEVIQPSIIGGIRIEYQGSVIDQTVDASLEQIKSSLIG, encoded by the coding sequence ATGACCAATACGTCAAAACAATATGCCTTAGCTCTTTTTTCGCTTGCTTCTGAAAAAAAAGAAATTGAAATCATTTACCAAGAATTGAATCAACTGATTCAAGGTTTGGATGATGATTCATTTAAGTTCTTTTTAAACCCTAAGATAGAAAATAAAGAAAAACATCAAGTTATTGAAAAAGTTTTAAATAATCAATTGCTTATTAATTTTTTTAAAGCTTTAATTGATAATAATCGTTTTAATTTTGTTGAAGAGATTCTTAAGGCTTATAAAGAATTGTTAAATGAAAGTCAAAATATAGGAGAATTAATTGTCTTTTCTAACAAAGCTTTAAGTCAAGAAAATAAAGATAAATTAATCCAAAAATTTACAAAAGTTTTGAATAAAAAAATAATCATTAATGAAGTTATTCAGCCATCAATAATAGGTGGCATTCGTATAGAGTATCAAGGAAGCGTGATTGATCAAACAGTTGATGCTTCTTTGGAACAAATCAAATCTTCATTAATAGGATGA
- the atpF gene encoding F0F1 ATP synthase subunit B, with protein MTILDRLVSGVESAVEQALGVNILDMIVQIAATIILVLIVKKFFWGRITEFLDKRKEIMEKELRDAEKASKEAVELKHTREEELKEIRLKSKDYFDNAKTRGEEERQRLIDHGKKEAEIIINNGHKEIEAERKKAKQELEKEVVQIASLMAEKVIGKKIDESEFQNVTIHKIESSEEL; from the coding sequence ATGACAATATTAGATAGATTAGTCTCTGGTGTAGAATCGGCTGTTGAACAAGCTTTGGGTGTCAATATACTTGATATGATTGTACAAATAGCTGCTACAATCATTTTAGTGCTGATTGTCAAAAAATTCTTCTGGGGTCGAATAACTGAATTTCTTGATAAAAGAAAAGAAATCATGGAAAAGGAATTAAGGGACGCTGAAAAAGCTAGTAAAGAAGCTGTTGAACTTAAGCATACCAGAGAAGAAGAATTAAAAGAGATTAGATTGAAATCAAAAGATTACTTTGATAATGCCAAAACTCGTGGTGAAGAAGAGCGTCAAAGACTTATAGACCATGGAAAAAAAGAAGCTGAGATTATCATTAATAATGGACACAAAGAAATCGAAGCTGAAAGAAAAAAAGCCAAACAAGAATTAGAAAAAGAAGTTGTTCAAATTGCTAGTTTAATGGCTGAAAAAGTTATTGGAAAGAAAATTGATGAATCAGAATTTCAAAATGTAACTATCCATAAAATAGAAAGCAGTGAAGAGCTATGA
- the atpE gene encoding ATP synthase F0 subunit C: MFETILNFAAITDSGLAWLGAGFAVIAGLGTGIGQGYAAGKAAEAVGRQPDAQGKILVTTLVTQAVAETTGLYGLLVALILIGK, encoded by the coding sequence ATGTTTGAAACAATTTTAAACTTCGCAGCAATTACAGATTCAGGTTTAGCTTGGTTAGGTGCTGGATTCGCAGTTATCGCTGGTCTTGGTACTGGTATTGGTCAAGGGTATGCAGCTGGTAAAGCCGCTGAAGCTGTTGGTCGCCAACCAGATGCACAAGGTAAAATCTTAGTAACAACCTTAGTAACTCAAGCAGTTGCTGAAACCACAGGTCTTTATGGATTACTTGTTGCACTTATTCTTATTGGAAAATAA
- a CDS encoding F0F1 ATP synthase subunit A, translating to MNDFTLFEPLSSAARSTIIVFVLLSVLLIVIGMKIKKLDPKKTPKGFLFGCIMLVDTFNNFVSEYMEKDKFKFFGPYLFTITIFLATANTISLVGLTPPLSNLAVALAFTVITFIVIKIAEFKYISLKTKAKNLMGPVVFMSPIMLPINLIGEVSTPFTMGLRLFVNLLSGVVIATMVYSILTFSLGILQGLFGIFAGVFLHVVFDIFFGLIQAFVFLMLSTINISLATDS from the coding sequence ATGAATGATTTTACTTTATTTGAACCCCTATCTTCAGCCGCAAGATCAACCATTATAGTATTTGTCTTGTTATCAGTTTTATTAATTGTTATTGGTATGAAGATTAAGAAACTAGATCCTAAAAAAACGCCTAAGGGCTTTTTATTTGGATGTATTATGTTGGTTGATACCTTCAATAACTTTGTGTCTGAATACATGGAAAAAGATAAATTTAAATTCTTTGGTCCTTATTTATTCACCATCACAATCTTTTTAGCAACAGCCAACACTATTTCTTTGGTAGGTTTAACACCACCTTTATCAAATTTAGCTGTGGCTTTAGCTTTTACAGTTATTACTTTTATAGTCATTAAGATTGCAGAATTTAAATATATATCCCTAAAAACTAAGGCGAAAAATTTAATGGGGCCTGTTGTTTTTATGTCACCGATTATGTTGCCGATCAACTTGATTGGTGAAGTATCAACACCATTTACGATGGGTTTACGTTTATTCGTTAACTTATTGAGTGGGGTTGTTATTGCAACAATGGTTTATTCAATATTAACTTTTTCATTAGGTATCTTACAAGGTTTATTCGGGATATTTGCAGGTGTATTCTTGCATGTCGTATTTGATATTTTCTTTGGTTTGATTCAAGCTTTTGTATTTTTAATGTTATCAACCATCAATATTTCATTAGCAACTGATTCATAG
- a CDS encoding ATP synthase subunit I yields MKNKDIIEKTFLLAWPYAILFSLVLYMITKNFDDVLSFILGFGASMMVQSMNYRFMKSTFQNEPDKIKGRQVILFLVRYAFMGLILYISYSSEEFNEYLTFVGLLSFVIVAIPTSIIFSRRGVEEDE; encoded by the coding sequence ATGAAAAATAAAGACATCATTGAAAAAACATTTTTATTGGCTTGGCCATATGCTATATTGTTTTCGCTTGTTCTTTATATGATTACAAAGAATTTTGATGACGTACTGAGTTTCATATTAGGTTTTGGGGCATCGATGATGGTTCAATCCATGAATTATCGATTTATGAAATCGACTTTTCAAAATGAACCAGATAAAATCAAGGGAAGACAAGTTATCTTATTCCTTGTTAGGTATGCTTTTATGGGATTGATACTTTATATCTCATATTCTAGTGAAGAATTTAATGAGTATTTAACTTTTGTTGGTTTATTATCTTTTGTGATTGTTGCTATACCAACGTCTATTATTTTCAGTCGAAGAGGTGTTGAAGAAGATGAATGA
- a CDS encoding AtpZ/AtpI family protein produces the protein MKSHKTAFLIFNMITQFFIETFVAMIAGYFLGKWLDGILFDQKAILTYVLVILGIFAGLRNFIKRALKFEKEGENNEK, from the coding sequence ATGAAATCACATAAAACTGCTTTTCTTATTTTTAATATGATTACTCAGTTTTTCATAGAAACTTTTGTGGCCATGATTGCTGGGTATTTCTTAGGCAAATGGTTGGATGGTATATTATTTGATCAAAAGGCAATATTAACCTATGTATTGGTTATATTAGGTATATTTGCTGGTTTAAGAAATTTTATTAAAAGAGCTTTAAAGTTTGAAAAAGAAGGAGAGAACAATGAAAAATAA